CTGGCCCTTGTGCAGATTCCTACGATACAACGTTTCACTTGCAAGGTTACCAACCAAATGTGAAACCAAATCCCTTGCAAATACAGAAATTAACGGAAGCATTAGCCGTTTCACAGAAGCCTGTACTTCTTGCCGGAGCAGGTGTCGTCCACGGCAAAGCATCGGCAGAGCTAAAGAAATTTGCTGAGAAACACAAGCTTCCAGTTGTCACCACACTTCAAGGATTGGGAAGCTTCCCAGGCAGTCATCCCCTTTCACTCGGGATGGGTGGCATGCACGGGACCTATGCTGCGAATATGGCGCTCCATGAGTGTGACCTACTCATTAACATTGGCTCTCGATTTGACGATCGACTAACAGGGAACTTGGCTCATTTCGCTCCACGTGCGAAAGTAGCCCATGTGGATATTGACCCTGCAGAAATCGGAAAGATCATTAAGACACATATCCCAATCGTTGCTGATGCGAAAGCCGCCTTACAGCAATTAAACGGGGCGAGTTTCGCCTCGCCAGAACAACAGGAGTGGCTTGATTCACTTGCAAAGAACCAGGCAGATTACCCACTTTGGTACGCCAATCCAAAGGAACAACTCATCCCTCAATGGCTAACTGAGGCAGTATATAAAGTCACAGAAGGAGATGCCATTGTAACAACGGATGTAGGACAGCACCAAATGTGGGCAGCTCAATATTACTCCTTCGATGAACCGAATCGATGGGTTTCCTCTGGCGGGCTTGGAACAATGGGCTTTGGCTTCCCAGCTGCCATTGGTGCACAACTCGCTGAGCCAGACCAACAAGTTGTGGCAATCGTTGGGGACGGAGGATTTCAAATGACATTCCAAGAACTGTCCGTCCTCCATGAACTGAAACTCCCTATCAAGATTGTCATCGTGAATAACGAAGCCCTCGGAATGGTTCGTCAATGGCAAGAGAAGTTTTATGAACAGCGATTCTCTCAATCTTTGTTTCAATCACAGCCAGACTTTATCAAACTGGCAGAAGCATACGGCATAAAGGGAGTGAAGCTCGAGACACAAGAAGACTTGGTGAGTAAGTTGCCCACTCTCTTCGCATCTGATGAGCCCCTAGTGCTTGACTGCCGAGTCGTTCAAGCTGAGAATGTCTATCCTATGATTGCTCCAGGCAAAGGGCTTCATGAAATGATAGGAGTGAAACCATGAAGCGAATCATTACAGCAACCGTACAAAACCGAAGCGGAGTCCTCAACCGAGTCACAGGTCTCCTTCAAAAACGCCAATTCAACATCGAGAGCATCTCTGTTGGACGTACAGAAACAGAAGGCATTTCAAAAATGACCTTTGTTGTAGACGTGGAGGACCATCAGAAGTTAGAACAGCTGACGAAACAACTGCACAAACAAATTGATGTCTTGAAAGTGTCTGATATTACGGACAAAGCCATTGTCGCTCGGGAGCTTGCATTGATTAAAGTTGTGGCAAACGCCCAACAACGGAATGAACTTCAGACAATGATTGAACCATTTCGTGCATCTATCATCGATGTGAGCCGAGACAGCTTGACCGTCCAAGTAACAGGTAAGCCAGATAAGATCGAAGCCTTAATTGATTTACTCCGCCCATATGGGATTAAAGATTTAGCTCGCACCGGCGTGACTGCCTTCCTAAGAGGCCAACAACCCCATGTCGCCGAGCTAACGAATTATTCTCTTTTAAAATAAAAAGTCAAACTATTATGACAAAGGAAGGAAGATGAACATGACACAAGTATGGTACCAGAATGATATTCAAGAAGAGGTATTAAAACAAAAGAAAATCGCCATCATCGGCTATGGTTCTCAAGGACACGCACACGCTCAGAATCTTAAGGAATCAGGATTTGACGTCGTCGTTGGCTTACGAAAAGGCAAATCGTGGGACAAAGCAGTTGAAGATGGGCTAGAAGTTAAATCAGTCGCTGATGCCACTCGTGACGCGCAGGTCGTGATGATCCTTCTTCCTGACGAACACCAACCTAGCGTCTTCGAACAAGAAGTACGTCCGAACCTTCAAAGAGGCGATGCCCTAGCCTTCGCTCATGGCTTTAACGTTCACTTCAACCAAGTCGTTCCTCCTCAAGATGTAGACGTCTTCCTCGTCGCTCCGAAAGGCCCGGGTCATCTTGTACGACGGACCTTCACAGAAGGAGCAGGTGTACCTTCTCTATTCGGGGTCGAACAAGATGTAACCGGTGAATGTACTAAGCTCGCTCTCGCCTATGCCAAAGGAATTGGTTCAGGTCGTGCCGGTGTACTTGAAACAACGTTCCAAGAAGAAACGGAAACAGATCTCTTCGGTGAACAAGCGGTCCTCTGTGGTGGGCTTTCAAGCCTTGTAAAGGCTGGATTTGAGACGTTGACAGAAGCCGGATACCAGCCTGAGGTTGCCTACTTTGAATGTATGCATGAATTAAAGCTTATTGTGGACCTCATGTATGAAGGTGGACTTGAGAACATGCGTTATTCCATTTCCGACACAGCCCAGTGGGGAGATTTCGTATCTGGGAAACGCATTGTGAACGAAGATACGAAATCTCGCATGAAAGACGTACTAACAGATATTCAGAATGGCACATTTGCGAAAGGTTGGATTCTTGAGAATCAAGTCAACCGTCCGCAGTTCAATGCAATCAATACGAAAGAGAACAATCATCAAATCGAGCAAGTAGGACGTGAGCTTCGTGAATTGATGCCGTTCGTTAAACAACCAGCCAAGCCGAAGAAGGATGTGGTAACGCATGGCTCACGTTAATATCTTCGACACGACGCTTCGTGATGGAGAACAATCTCCTGGGGTCAATTTGAACGGTCTTGAGAAGCTTGAAATCGCCAAACAGTTAGAACGTCTTGGAGTTGACATTATGGAAGCAGGATTCCCTGCTTCCTCCAAGAACGAATTCGACTCGGTGAAGACGATTGCCCAAACGATACGAACGAGTTCTGTAACCGGATTGGCTCGTGCGAAGAAGTCAGATATTGATACAGCATGGGAGGCACTCAACTATGCCGCTGAACCTCGGCTGCATATCTTCCTTGCCACTTCCCCTATCCACATGACCCATAAATTAAAAAAGACACCTGAGGAAGTAATCGAAACTGCGGTAGAGATGGTGTCGTATGCGAGGGAACGATTCCCACAAGTGGAATGGTCGGCAGAAGACGCCTGCCGCTCAGATCTCGACTTTCTAGCTACGATCATCGAACGAGTCATTGATGCAGGAGCCACCGTCATCAACCTTCCAGATACGGTCGGGTATACAACTCCCGAAGAATACGGATTCCTCTTCCGCTACATGCGTGAGAACGTTCCAAATATTGACCGTGTTTCCCTTTCTGCCCACTGCCACGATGATCTTGGTATGGCGGTTGCCAATTCTCTCGCAGCCATCGAGAACGGCGCTACACAAGTTGAAGGAACGATCAATGGCATTGGTGAACGCGCTGGAAATGCCTCTCTAGAAGAGATTGCTGTTGCTCTTAAAATCCGGGGAGATAAGCTCCCTTACACAACCAACCTTGTCCTTCACGAACTGAAGCGAACAAGCGATATGGTCAGCAAATTTACTGGCATGAAGGTTCCTGGTAACAAAGCCGTGGTTGGCGCTAACGCATTTGCCCATGAATCAGGAATCCATCAGGACGGGGTGCTTAAGAATGCATCAACCTATGAAATTATTACCCCTGAACTTGTAGGAGTAAAGGCTAACAATCTAGTCCTTGGTAAACATTCAGGTCGCCACGCTTTCAAAGATAGAACGATTGCACTTGGCTATGACCTAACAGAAGCTCAAATTTCAGAAGGGTTCAAGCAATTTAAGCTTCTGACAGATAAGAAGAAAGAAGTAACAGACGATGACTTGTTCACGATTCTTGTCGATCTACAGACGAAGAACGAAGATATCTCTCAATATGAGCTTCAAGCCTTTCAAGTCCACTACGGTTCTGGTAATCGTCCATCAGCTACTGTTGCCCTCCGTAAACCTGATGGCAACGTCGTGGAAACAGCGGGCATTGGCCAAGGAAGTGTAGAGGCCATCTACAACACGATGGAAGCCCTCATTTCTGAGAAGATTGTCTTAACGGACTACTCTCTTCACTCTGTTGGCGAAGGACGTGACGCATTGGCTGAAGTCTACGTTCGCTTAAATGTACAAGACACGCCAGTTAGCGGTCGCGGAGCTGCGCAAGATGTATTAGAAGCTTCTGCACAAGCATTTCTCAATGCTGTCAACCGCGTCTATGTCAATCAATTTCTAGCACAGAAAGACCAAGTACAACTATAAGGAGGATTTCTATGAAGAAGATAATTGCACTCCTTCCAGGGGACGGCATTGGGGAAGAAGTCATCCAGTCCGCGAAACAAGTCTTGCAGACTGTCGCCAAACAATTTGGCCATTCATTCGTGTTTCCATCCTACGATATTGGCGGGGTAGCCATTGACAGGCACAACACTCCTCTCCCTGAAGAAACCATCGCAGAATGTAAAGGTTCGGACGCTGTCCTATTAGGAGCAGTCG
This portion of the Pontibacillus halophilus JSM 076056 = DSM 19796 genome encodes:
- the ilvB gene encoding acetolactate synthase large subunit; the encoded protein is MKVEAKSATEAATKPKTGADLLVEALISEEVHTIFGYPGGAVLPIYDSLYRYEDAFQHILTRHEQGAIHAAEGFARVSGKPGVVIGTSGPGATNLITGIADAMMDSLPLVVFTGQVGTNVIGTDAFQEADVMGITTPITKHNYQVRSVKDLPRIVKEAFHIASTGRPGPVLVDIPKDISAGPCADSYDTTFHLQGYQPNVKPNPLQIQKLTEALAVSQKPVLLAGAGVVHGKASAELKKFAEKHKLPVVTTLQGLGSFPGSHPLSLGMGGMHGTYAANMALHECDLLINIGSRFDDRLTGNLAHFAPRAKVAHVDIDPAEIGKIIKTHIPIVADAKAALQQLNGASFASPEQQEWLDSLAKNQADYPLWYANPKEQLIPQWLTEAVYKVTEGDAIVTTDVGQHQMWAAQYYSFDEPNRWVSSGGLGTMGFGFPAAIGAQLAEPDQQVVAIVGDGGFQMTFQELSVLHELKLPIKIVIVNNEALGMVRQWQEKFYEQRFSQSLFQSQPDFIKLAEAYGIKGVKLETQEDLVSKLPTLFASDEPLVLDCRVVQAENVYPMIAPGKGLHEMIGVKP
- the ilvN gene encoding acetolactate synthase small subunit produces the protein MKRIITATVQNRSGVLNRVTGLLQKRQFNIESISVGRTETEGISKMTFVVDVEDHQKLEQLTKQLHKQIDVLKVSDITDKAIVARELALIKVVANAQQRNELQTMIEPFRASIIDVSRDSLTVQVTGKPDKIEALIDLLRPYGIKDLARTGVTAFLRGQQPHVAELTNYSLLK
- the ilvC gene encoding ketol-acid reductoisomerase, with protein sequence MTQVWYQNDIQEEVLKQKKIAIIGYGSQGHAHAQNLKESGFDVVVGLRKGKSWDKAVEDGLEVKSVADATRDAQVVMILLPDEHQPSVFEQEVRPNLQRGDALAFAHGFNVHFNQVVPPQDVDVFLVAPKGPGHLVRRTFTEGAGVPSLFGVEQDVTGECTKLALAYAKGIGSGRAGVLETTFQEETETDLFGEQAVLCGGLSSLVKAGFETLTEAGYQPEVAYFECMHELKLIVDLMYEGGLENMRYSISDTAQWGDFVSGKRIVNEDTKSRMKDVLTDIQNGTFAKGWILENQVNRPQFNAINTKENNHQIEQVGRELRELMPFVKQPAKPKKDVVTHGSR
- a CDS encoding 2-isopropylmalate synthase codes for the protein MAHVNIFDTTLRDGEQSPGVNLNGLEKLEIAKQLERLGVDIMEAGFPASSKNEFDSVKTIAQTIRTSSVTGLARAKKSDIDTAWEALNYAAEPRLHIFLATSPIHMTHKLKKTPEEVIETAVEMVSYARERFPQVEWSAEDACRSDLDFLATIIERVIDAGATVINLPDTVGYTTPEEYGFLFRYMRENVPNIDRVSLSAHCHDDLGMAVANSLAAIENGATQVEGTINGIGERAGNASLEEIAVALKIRGDKLPYTTNLVLHELKRTSDMVSKFTGMKVPGNKAVVGANAFAHESGIHQDGVLKNASTYEIITPELVGVKANNLVLGKHSGRHAFKDRTIALGYDLTEAQISEGFKQFKLLTDKKKEVTDDDLFTILVDLQTKNEDISQYELQAFQVHYGSGNRPSATVALRKPDGNVVETAGIGQGSVEAIYNTMEALISEKIVLTDYSLHSVGEGRDALAEVYVRLNVQDTPVSGRGAAQDVLEASAQAFLNAVNRVYVNQFLAQKDQVQL